Proteins co-encoded in one Natronorubrum daqingense genomic window:
- a CDS encoding DUF354 domain-containing protein, giving the protein MRVVITIQHPGHVHFFRHPIAELEARGHDVHVFARESDVAIALLEAYDIDHEVLAGESDSLLSLAAVQATYESRLLARARRVDPDVITAIGGVAAAHVASVLRTKSVVFYDTEHATLITKLAYPFADVICTPSCYRDDLGAKQVRYPGYHELAYLHPDRFDPDSSVLESVGLDGDDEFAVVRLSSWEASHDVGHGGLSDPRAVVDRLEDAGLEVLLTAEGRPPADLESAQFSTPPDRLHDLLAHASIVVSEGATTATEAAVLGTPAVYANPLSLGYTAELESEYGLLFECTDENRQRCTLEAIDSILAQDEETWAHRRNRMLEDRIDVTSFVVDRLERHARHRPIERPLTADSHHR; this is encoded by the coding sequence ATGCGAGTCGTGATTACGATTCAACACCCTGGTCACGTCCACTTCTTCCGACACCCGATCGCGGAACTGGAAGCGCGGGGCCACGATGTGCACGTCTTCGCGCGCGAGAGCGACGTCGCAATCGCACTACTCGAGGCGTACGACATCGACCACGAGGTGTTAGCCGGAGAGTCCGATTCGCTGCTCTCGCTCGCCGCGGTCCAGGCCACCTACGAAAGCCGGCTCCTCGCTCGAGCGCGACGGGTCGATCCCGACGTGATCACAGCGATCGGTGGCGTCGCCGCCGCCCACGTCGCGTCGGTCCTGCGGACGAAGAGCGTCGTCTTCTACGACACGGAACACGCGACGCTCATCACGAAACTCGCGTATCCGTTTGCAGACGTGATCTGCACGCCGTCGTGTTACCGCGACGACCTCGGCGCGAAGCAGGTGCGCTACCCGGGCTATCACGAACTCGCATACCTCCACCCCGACCGATTCGACCCCGACTCGTCCGTCCTCGAGTCGGTCGGCCTCGACGGCGACGACGAGTTCGCCGTCGTCCGCCTCAGCAGTTGGGAGGCCTCCCACGACGTCGGCCACGGCGGACTTTCGGATCCGCGTGCGGTCGTCGACCGACTCGAGGACGCCGGCTTGGAAGTGCTCCTCACTGCGGAGGGACGTCCGCCCGCGGACCTCGAGTCGGCCCAGTTCTCGACGCCGCCGGATCGACTCCACGATTTACTCGCGCACGCGAGCATCGTCGTCAGCGAGGGTGCGACGACGGCGACCGAAGCCGCCGTCCTCGGCACGCCGGCCGTCTACGCGAACCCGCTCTCGCTGGGCTACACGGCCGAACTCGAGTCGGAGTACGGTCTGCTCTTCGAGTGTACCGACGAGAACCGCCAGCGTTGCACGCTCGAGGCGATCGACTCGATTCTCGCGCAAGACGAGGAGACGTGGGCGCACCGACGAAATCGCATGCTCGAAGACAGAATCGACGTGACCTCGTTCGTCGTCGATCGACTCGAGCGCCACGCGCGCCATCGACCGATCGAACGACCCTTGACAGCCGACTCACACCACCGATGA
- a CDS encoding sensor histidine kinase, with product MHSREDSLVVSAIDTLPITIAVLDDEGTILQTNRAWSEFATENDLEMHPDTVGTNYLAITAQGETEHARSAATGLSETLSGDREKFELEYPCHSPDERRWFLMRAVSFTEDGERYVAVAHLDITERYEFRHQLEASNERLEQFAYAVSHDLQEPLRMVTSYLELLEQRYAGELDAEADEFIEFAVEGATRMEAMIEGLLTYSRVHTQNTLVQPVDLEAVLDDVRAGLERRIEETEAEIRTDSLPVVEGNASQLRQVFQNLVDNALEYSGGDSPRVTISAERVGDEWIVSVSDEGIGMDPSDADRVFDVFERLHSFEEHEGTGIGLALCRRIVEDHGGAIWIDTEPSTGLTVSCTLPATDQ from the coding sequence ATGCACTCACGGGAGGACTCACTCGTCGTCTCAGCGATCGACACACTCCCGATTACCATCGCTGTCCTCGACGACGAGGGAACCATTCTCCAGACGAATCGCGCCTGGTCCGAGTTCGCGACGGAAAACGACCTCGAGATGCACCCCGATACGGTCGGCACGAATTACCTCGCGATCACCGCACAAGGGGAGACGGAACACGCTCGGTCGGCAGCAACCGGGTTATCCGAGACGCTTTCGGGCGACCGTGAGAAATTCGAACTCGAGTACCCGTGTCACTCCCCCGACGAGCGACGCTGGTTTTTGATGCGAGCCGTCTCGTTCACCGAGGACGGCGAGCGTTACGTCGCCGTCGCACACCTCGACATTACCGAGCGCTACGAGTTTCGACACCAACTGGAGGCGTCCAACGAACGCCTCGAGCAATTCGCCTACGCCGTCTCACACGACCTTCAGGAACCGCTTCGAATGGTGACGAGTTACCTCGAACTCCTCGAACAGCGCTACGCAGGGGAACTCGATGCGGAGGCCGACGAGTTCATCGAATTCGCTGTCGAGGGAGCCACTCGGATGGAGGCGATGATCGAGGGACTTCTCACGTACTCTCGAGTTCACACGCAAAACACGCTCGTTCAACCGGTCGATCTCGAGGCCGTCCTCGACGACGTCCGGGCAGGTCTCGAGCGACGAATCGAGGAGACCGAGGCCGAAATCAGGACCGACTCGCTGCCAGTCGTCGAGGGCAACGCGAGCCAACTCCGGCAAGTCTTCCAGAACCTGGTGGATAACGCACTCGAATACAGCGGTGGGGATTCGCCGCGAGTAACGATTTCGGCCGAACGAGTGGGTGACGAGTGGATCGTGTCCGTCAGTGATGAGGGGATTGGAATGGATCCGTCGGACGCCGATCGAGTCTTCGACGTCTTCGAGCGCCTCCACAGTTTCGAAGAACACGAGGGAACGGGGATCGGCCTCGCACTGTGTCGGCGGATCGTCGAGGACCACGGCGGTGCGATCTGGATCGATACCGAACCGTCGACCGGCCTCACGGTCTCGTGTACGTTACCAGCTACAGACCAGTAA
- a CDS encoding metal-dependent hydrolase, which produces MWPWEHLAAAYVLYSIVSRIVLGRPPKAWDTLAVVVGSQLPDLIDKPLAWTFGVTETGYSIGHSIFFATALCLVVFLVASRYGERVLAGAFTLAYVSHLGTDVYDPLRPNPTYEPRVVLWPLESPPADDHGGLLDHFGIYFLRYVDEILAGGLTPPVVMQLFLGGAVVVLWIVDGAPIAADAWRWLRTQLRA; this is translated from the coding sequence ATGTGGCCGTGGGAACATCTCGCCGCCGCGTACGTGTTGTACTCGATCGTCTCTCGAATCGTCCTCGGGCGACCGCCGAAGGCCTGGGATACGCTTGCCGTCGTCGTCGGCTCCCAACTGCCGGATCTCATCGATAAACCCCTCGCCTGGACGTTCGGTGTTACTGAGACGGGGTATTCGATCGGTCACTCGATATTTTTTGCGACGGCCCTCTGTCTCGTCGTCTTCCTCGTCGCCTCGAGGTACGGCGAGCGAGTGCTCGCCGGAGCGTTCACACTCGCGTACGTCTCCCATCTCGGGACCGATGTGTACGATCCGTTGCGACCGAATCCCACCTACGAACCGCGGGTCGTGCTCTGGCCCCTCGAGTCGCCGCCAGCGGACGACCACGGAGGATTGCTCGATCACTTCGGGATCTACTTCCTCCGGTATGTCGACGAAATTCTCGCCGGTGGATTGACGCCGCCAGTCGTCATGCAACTGTTTCTGGGCGGGGCCGTCGTCGTGTTGTGGATCGTCGACGGGGCACCGATCGCGGCCGACGCCTGGCGGTGGCTCCGAACCCAGCTTCGAGCGTGA
- a CDS encoding glycosyltransferase has product MKVLQLVTSPRPFFDQQVSALERRGVDCTVCAVPGAHSGDSGRSPADYVRYYPAIIDAIRSEEFDLVHANYGLVAPFALAQPTRPVVMTLWGSDLMSDKQWLRSISRVGARRAAATIVPSEPMARELETEHELIPFGVDTTTFHPIPREEARERIGWESEDPIALFPYDRTRDVKDFERARRLVDAVEADLELRTVSGVDHDMIPYYMNASDALLVTSRRESGPMVVKEAAACQLPVISTDVGFVRETVADVSHCVVSDDDDRLRDGLESVATTRARSNGRAVVDGLGLESLGENLLGVYRRVLDREESAGTQAGVSHGV; this is encoded by the coding sequence ATGAAGGTCCTTCAGTTGGTTACCTCCCCCCGGCCGTTTTTCGACCAGCAGGTATCGGCACTCGAACGCCGCGGCGTCGACTGTACCGTCTGCGCCGTTCCGGGGGCTCACAGCGGCGACTCGGGCCGGTCGCCGGCGGACTACGTCCGCTACTATCCGGCTATCATCGATGCGATCAGGTCGGAAGAGTTCGACCTCGTGCACGCGAACTACGGGCTCGTCGCGCCGTTCGCCCTCGCTCAGCCGACGCGGCCAGTCGTGATGACGCTGTGGGGGTCTGACCTCATGAGCGACAAGCAGTGGCTTCGCTCGATTAGTCGCGTCGGCGCTCGCCGCGCGGCCGCGACGATCGTTCCGAGCGAGCCGATGGCTCGCGAACTCGAGACCGAGCACGAACTGATTCCCTTCGGCGTCGATACGACCACGTTCCACCCAATTCCACGAGAAGAAGCTCGCGAGCGAATCGGCTGGGAGAGCGAGGATCCAATTGCACTCTTTCCGTACGACCGAACTCGAGACGTCAAGGACTTCGAGCGAGCCCGGCGGCTGGTCGACGCCGTCGAGGCCGACCTCGAGTTGCGGACAGTCTCCGGTGTTGACCACGATATGATACCATACTACATGAACGCGAGCGACGCGCTGTTGGTAACCTCGAGACGCGAGAGCGGCCCGATGGTCGTCAAAGAGGCCGCGGCGTGTCAGTTGCCAGTTATTTCGACCGACGTCGGCTTCGTCCGGGAGACCGTCGCGGACGTCAGTCACTGCGTCGTCAGCGACGACGACGACCGACTCCGGGACGGCCTCGAGTCCGTCGCAACCACTCGCGCCCGCTCTAACGGCCGAGCGGTCGTCGACGGATTGGGCCTCGAGTCACTCGGCGAAAATCTGCTTGGGGTGTACCGACGCGTGCTCGATCGCGAGGAGTCCGCAGGAACGCAGGCGGGGGTCAGCCATGGCGTTTAA
- a CDS encoding DUF2206 domain-containing protein, whose product MAFNTLSELRPLRIDTVAAIVGLGLALLMLPLRFFASQIYLNTVPIVLGTACLLYLIALYQGETESELPTLPSGVAMALPSIVLVGLSALVGLTVIQGQRTTVFFALASVVGSLVLGQILFVHERDLHPGLMLFQILAFAFVFRFTALYATPGYIGIDIWTHAELTQDILEAQSVSGIDHDKHYASPFYHLLAASSSILFDLPLRSAIYLSVGVVMPLSVLLVYATTNLLTSTRWAIFATALFAFASHVTQWGLHLIPTSLGLVFFLGMLYALVRVMRIEYTLRDFALLVLFSVAVILTHQVSTFIMLVLLLSAFLAQLVFEIDPLGLTRVDTSVFRTKKPVNLIGLVVFNFGLTIFMWSLTPYREQSFLATVLGFFTETLEESAGFLNIASDTGDDDAEATEAATTFLDQVLPYIDTLGFLFLLGATFVGCLYVVHRRRAEQSVFTLLLASAIMLVFVLLLPMFGIRNFIPTRWFAFLFAPMAILAAIGLRMLVGSLDRRVVVSVLLVFALVYPGAMIFAAESNIDQPVFDENHEQLAYNEAELAAVDSIGELTGAPNGSEIREDQRLYTDHPYQTVIYRTGAYAETGTQTAMVPDDGAAEHDYTVYRSAQSNAATHFEDENEDRRVTQISEGQLCGPDQGTVYTNGDVTMCTPGPNS is encoded by the coding sequence ATGGCGTTTAATACGCTCTCTGAACTGCGCCCGCTGCGGATCGACACCGTCGCCGCGATCGTCGGGCTTGGCCTCGCGTTACTCATGCTTCCGCTGCGGTTTTTCGCTTCCCAGATCTATCTCAACACCGTCCCGATCGTTCTGGGGACGGCGTGTCTCCTCTATCTCATCGCCCTGTATCAAGGGGAGACGGAGTCGGAACTACCGACGTTGCCTTCGGGTGTGGCGATGGCGCTTCCGAGTATCGTCTTGGTCGGTCTCTCGGCACTCGTCGGGCTGACGGTGATTCAGGGTCAGCGAACGACGGTGTTTTTCGCCCTGGCGAGCGTGGTCGGGTCGCTCGTCCTCGGCCAAATCCTCTTCGTCCACGAGCGCGACCTTCACCCCGGCCTCATGCTGTTTCAGATCTTGGCTTTCGCGTTCGTCTTCCGTTTCACCGCGCTCTACGCGACACCGGGGTACATCGGAATCGACATCTGGACGCACGCCGAGTTGACTCAGGACATTCTCGAGGCCCAATCCGTCAGCGGTATCGACCACGACAAACACTACGCGTCGCCGTTCTATCACCTATTGGCTGCCTCGTCGTCGATCCTGTTCGACCTCCCGCTTCGGAGCGCGATCTACCTCTCCGTCGGCGTCGTGATGCCACTGTCTGTGTTGCTCGTCTACGCGACGACGAACCTGCTGACGTCGACGCGGTGGGCAATCTTCGCGACGGCGCTGTTCGCCTTCGCGAGTCACGTCACCCAGTGGGGACTCCACTTAATCCCGACGAGTCTCGGCCTCGTCTTCTTCCTCGGCATGTTGTACGCGCTCGTCAGAGTGATGCGAATCGAGTACACGCTTCGAGACTTCGCACTCTTAGTCCTGTTCAGCGTCGCCGTCATCCTGACCCACCAGGTGTCGACGTTCATCATGCTCGTGCTCTTGTTGTCGGCGTTCCTCGCCCAGCTCGTCTTCGAGATCGATCCGCTCGGTCTGACTCGAGTCGACACGAGCGTCTTCCGAACGAAGAAGCCGGTCAACCTGATCGGTCTCGTCGTCTTCAACTTCGGACTCACGATCTTCATGTGGTCGCTGACGCCCTATCGCGAACAGTCGTTCCTCGCGACGGTGCTCGGATTCTTCACCGAAACGCTCGAGGAAAGTGCCGGGTTCCTCAACATCGCGAGTGACACCGGCGACGACGACGCCGAGGCCACAGAAGCGGCGACGACGTTCCTCGATCAGGTGCTCCCCTACATCGATACGCTCGGCTTTCTCTTTTTGCTCGGGGCCACGTTCGTCGGGTGTCTGTACGTCGTCCACCGACGCAGAGCCGAACAGTCGGTGTTCACGCTCTTGCTCGCGTCGGCGATTATGCTGGTGTTCGTCCTGCTCTTGCCGATGTTCGGCATTCGAAACTTCATCCCGACGCGATGGTTCGCGTTTCTCTTTGCACCGATGGCGATTCTCGCAGCGATCGGCCTTCGGATGCTCGTCGGGAGTCTCGATAGACGAGTTGTCGTCTCCGTGCTCCTCGTATTCGCCCTCGTCTACCCCGGCGCGATGATCTTTGCAGCCGAAAGTAACATCGACCAACCAGTATTCGACGAGAATCACGAACAGTTGGCCTACAACGAAGCCGAACTCGCCGCAGTCGACAGTATCGGCGAGTTGACGGGCGCGCCAAACGGCAGTGAGATCCGTGAAGATCAGCGGCTGTACACGGATCATCCGTACCAAACGGTAATCTATCGGACCGGGGCTTATGCTGAGACCGGGACACAGACCGCGATGGTGCCCGACGACGGCGCTGCCGAGCACGACTACACCGTCTACCGATCGGCCCAATCGAATGCGGCGACACACTTCGAAGACGAGAACGAGGACCGACGCGTCACGCAGATCTCCGAGGGGCAACTCTGTGGACCGGATCAGGGAACGGTGTACACGAACGGCGACGTGACGATGTGTACGCCCGGTCCGAACTCGTAG